DNA sequence from the Pedobacter schmidteae genome:
TTAAGGTATTGTTACACACTATCCTTATCGGTGTAAAGGCGATGGTAATCGACTCTTTACCGCTATGGTCATTTGTTAAAAACAAATAGTTTTCAATCGGGTCATCTTTACCAATGACAGTAGGTTCTTTAAGTTTTGCGGTAATGAAAATTTTTTCGCCTTTGCCCAATGCTCCGGCGGTTTCATATTTTACTCGGCCGCTTTCTACGCAGCTATCGAAAAAATTAAAAGCTGTGGCGTTCTGTACGACTTTATAATCCTTACCCACAACGCCCAAGGGAATTTCTAAATCTGCTCGCACCGTACTGAAAGAATCGGGTACTTTAATTTCTGGAATAAGAATGTCGGATTCCGGGTTTCCAGTAAAATTTTCTGAATTGAAAGTAAACAACGGGCGCTTATCGACTTGGAAATCCAGCCCGGCGAATTTGATTGCCTCGGCGCTGGTTGGGTAATCTTCGACAACCTGGCCTAATCCGTGCCATGCTTTTTGTTTGGTTGAAAAAAAACTGTGCTGGAGCGTTTGCGGATTTTGAAAAATGTTGTGTGCCATTTTCGTAATTTTTTTTTGGTGAATTGATTGGTTAACTTTTTTTCTTTTGCCCAGCTTTTTTGCGAAGTGCCTGTAAAGCGGATAAAAGAATGCAAAGTGGAAGAATTAGGATTTTCTTGTGAAGACGAACCCTTGCAGTCGAGAGCAAGAAAATCCTAATTAGCTTTGCAAACTCTTTTACCGCTCCTACAGGCACAGACAAAAGTTTGGATAACCCAGGGGTTTACAGCAACACAAAAATTTCAGGTACCGCACCTGTACCAATAATCTCAATGGTGATAATAGGAATGTTGATTGAATGAAGAAGGGAACAAGAACAACATGCGCTCTAAAATTTACACTGCGACAATTATGCAGATGGCATAGATAACTTTGTTGTACAAGATTTTTTGTGGAAAAGAGTTTGCCTGCGCGCAAGGCAAATGAATTTCCGTGTCTTTAAGGAAATGATGGCTGCACTTCTTTAAGTGCGGCCTTTTCTTATTCATAACATGTGCCAAGGCAGCAGGAAAAATGTTCGAAAGCCATACTACAAAGATTGGGTGAAATATTGATGCAACTGGAAGGCAGTGGAGTTGATTAATTTGAAGCAGATAAAGTGTACACAATATCAGGAGTATTCGGGTGCCGGATGTCACAGCGCGCGGTGAACAGAAGGCACTGTGTCTAAATGGTTAAAAACCGGGCTGCAATTCTTTGCGGCCTTTTAAATAAAAAGGCCACCCCAAAAGAGGTGGCCGTAAAAATGAAAAAAGTAAAATTCGCGTTGTTTGCCAAATATGAATTTTCAGACCCGTAGACTTGGCATAAAAGAAGGCTGTGCGCACAGCCTTCCTTCATGTTTAACAATCATGAAATCTCTTAAAAATTCGCTTTGAGCAATAGTTGCTTTTGCATTTGTGCAGTTGCTGCAATAAAGTTACGCCAGTTAGCTGCGATTGGATTACAGCCAAAAACTCCCGTGTATAAAGTAAAAAAATGAAAGAAAAAAATTTATTTACCTCACCCTTTTTTCAAAAAGTGGTTGTTTTCTATATATACGTTTCTTCATTTTTAGAAAGTGTATAAAGAAAATTTAACGGGTATGGGCTTTTACCGTGCTTGAAGGGATGGCCCATACTATAACCTGACAAATGTTACCATTTATGACACGACTCAACAATAGTCTTCAACCAAAATCTTTACGCGTTGCCGCTGTGAACCGGTTAATTAAAGAGCTGAAACTGCAAAACAAGGAATTGGAAGTACAAAACAAAAAGTTGACCGAACAGATGAATGAGGAAAAATTAAGGTTCCAGAAATATATACATCAATTGGTCGGGATTATAATCCCACTGCCACAGCTCATAGAAAATAGCAGGAATTTTGATTTCAGGTCGGAAAACCTTATCGATATTGCTATCGGTAGGGCTAACTACGCTATTGCATATGGACAGGATCACCTGGTAGCGGAGAAATTTGAACGCAATGAAATCCAAGCGATTAAGCTTGAAACTATCAACATTGCAGAATCGCTAAGACTACTTATTAGTGAATTTAGTCCATATGCAATGTCGATGAATAAAAAAATAAACATTCATGTAAATGAAGATTCCCATTTTCGTGTGGTAACAGACAAAGAGATGCTTGGGGATATTGTAAACAATCTCCTAAATAATGCAATCGAACATTCTAAGGATGGTCACTGTATAGATATAACAGTAAATCGGCATGAATTTGGGTCAGTAGCGATTGAGATCAAAAACAAAGGGCACATCTATGAGGAAACCCTAAAGACTATGTTTGAGCCGTACTTTTCAATGGGCAAAAGAAAAAGTTTTGGCCTTGGCCTCTATGTTTGTAAACAGTACGCGGAGCTTCTCAATATTAAATTCAATGTATGCAATGATAACGGCCATGTCAAATCCGAATTGATATTTGGCTAGGTTATTAGACTTGTAAATTATGCCGCATAATTCTTCGGGATACTACTATGCCTACCCCTACTTTAAAAGAATTAGGTATTGTCATTTTTTTATGAAAAAAACTATCCCTTGAAAACAATGATGACGTTATTTCTATAACCTATGTGATAAATTCGTCATTATTAATAGTTTTTTATTCTAAGGCCATATTCTTGTGGCCTTTTTTATTTTTTTCTTTTTATGCAACTTTTTGTTAGCTAAATTGTATTTACATTTTAACGCCCGATCCTTCCTAATTACAACCTGCCGTACTTTTTTGAGTTTTGTTATCAATTTAACCCAAATATCAATCCTAATGGAAGAAAACACGAATTACCCCTACCAAATGTTCGCAGAATTGATTAGTTACGATGTCAACCCGGAAAAATTAGATTCAGCATTGACCCCAAACCAAGTAACTAATTACTTTAAAACCATCGAAAATGAGAAAATCAATGTAGAGAAAAAAATCAACGAGATCATTTACAAGATCAAAAAAAAAGACCACGTGAGTTCCACGGTAAAAAAATTACATGATGGGTTAGTCGTACTGATTGACAAAACCTACGTGAATACCACTCATGTCGACGCGGGAAAAACCAACACACGCGCAGTAAACGAAAAGTTGCTTGAAGTTAAACAAGAGCTGATCTCAAAAATCAAAAATGACTTTCCCCACTACGTTGGAGAAAATGTTCGGATACCTGTTACTGAGCTGATCGAAATACGTGATGATTTACAAAGGAAAATACCAGTATTGGAAAAGAAACTTTCGGAAGCTAAAAATGA
Encoded proteins:
- a CDS encoding DUF932 domain-containing protein — translated: MAHNIFQNPQTLQHSFFSTKQKAWHGLGQVVEDYPTSAEAIKFAGLDFQVDKRPLFTFNSENFTGNPESDILIPEIKVPDSFSTVRADLEIPLGVVGKDYKVVQNATAFNFFDSCVESGRVKYETAGALGKGEKIFITAKLKEPTVIGKDDPIENYLFLTNDHSGKESITIAFTPIRIVCNNTLNAAMKNCTNRVRIRHTENVEHYLAQAIKVMGLADKLSVQYGEKFNRWAKIKITDKEVKKLIQAALAPSVEVYTDLLKGVEDTMSTNLRNKVEKAFEYAMSHPTQLMETTQGTLYGAYNAVTGYFQNVSDFKTEETKFRSIVLEGNTEKFVQTAFNLCHTFEQNGSIFLLNN
- a CDS encoding sensor histidine kinase KdpD; amino-acid sequence: MTRLNNSLQPKSLRVAAVNRLIKELKLQNKELEVQNKKLTEQMNEEKLRFQKYIHQLVGIIIPLPQLIENSRNFDFRSENLIDIAIGRANYAIAYGQDHLVAEKFERNEIQAIKLETINIAESLRLLISEFSPYAMSMNKKINIHVNEDSHFRVVTDKEMLGDIVNNLLNNAIEHSKDGHCIDITVNRHEFGSVAIEIKNKGHIYEETLKTMFEPYFSMGKRKSFGLGLYVCKQYAELLNIKFNVCNDNGHVKSELIFG